The following proteins are co-located in the Malus sylvestris chromosome 13, drMalSylv7.2, whole genome shotgun sequence genome:
- the LOC126594872 gene encoding protein MIZU-KUSSEI 1-like translates to MRTIMAAKTLHDSSLSFSRRYFHWKKKSEDEEDDDQEILNFSHLHFSEESSEKENHEELRIPVAQAETAVIPPKKHSLMSVSKLRSALTVFGKSHRSHRPVLGRRVMGTLFGYRRGHVHLAFQDEPKSAPAFLIELATPTSVLVREMASGLVRIALETEKKAEKKGFKLLEEPLWRTYCNGKKCGFAMKRECGGEEWKVLKALEAISMGAGVLPASDDGVGAEGELMYMRAKFERVAGSKDSEAFYMMNPDGSGGPELSIYLLRV, encoded by the coding sequence ATGAGGACAATCATGGCAGCAAAGACCCTTCACGACTCATCACTCTCTTTCTCCAGGAGGTACTTCCACTGGAAAAAGAAATCTGAGGACGAGGAGGACGACGACCAGGAAATCTTAAACTTCAGCCACTTGCATTTCTCGGAAGAATCATCGGAGAAAGAAAATCACGAGGAGCTCAGAATCCCAGTCGCCCAGGCAGAAACTGCAGTAATCCCACCAAAGAAACACTCTTTAATGTCGGTCTCCAAGCTCCGCTCGGCTCTCACGGTGTTTGGAAAGAGCCACCGCTCCCACCGCCCCGTACTCGGCCGCAGAGTGATGGGCACTCTGTTCGGCTACCGCCGTGGACACGTCCACCTGGCATTTCAAGACGAGCCCAAGTCGGCGCCCGCCTTCCTGATCGAGCTGGCGACGCCGACGAGCGTTCTGGTGCGAGAAATGGCATCTGGGTTGGTGCGGATAGCGCTGGAGACGGAGAAGAAAGCGGAGAAGAAGGGTTTTAAGTTACTGGAGGAGCCGCTGTGGAGGACTTACTGCAACGGGAAGAAATGCGGGTTTGCTATGAAGCGGGAGTGCGGCGGTGAGGAGTGGAAGGTGTTGAAAGCTCTGGAGGCGATTTCAATGGGGGCGGGAGTTCTGCCGGCGAGTGACGACGGCGTTGGGGCGGAGGGGGAGCTCATGTACATGAGAGCTAAGTTTGAGAGGGTTGCGGGGTCCAAGGACTCTGAGGCATTTTACATGATGAACCCTGATGGCTCTGGGGGTCCTGAGCTTAGCATTTATTTGCTTAGAGTTTAG